Sequence from the Brevundimonas sp. SGAir0440 genome:
ACGCGAACCGCAACGGGCCGTCTCACGCCGCGCCTCCCGGAGCGGGCGCCGGCGCAGGGCTGGGCGCAGTCGGTGCAGGCGACGGGGTCGAAGCCGCCGGCCTCGCAGACGTCACGGCCGGACTGGCCGCCGTCGGCGCAGCGGCGGGCGCAGGCGTTGGCGCTGGCGTCGCCGCCGCTGCACGCGCCCGCTCGGCCTGGGCCTGCTGCGCCGCCGCGCGACGGGCGGCCGCGTCACGGATCGCTCCGACCTCGGCCGCGCTCGGCTCCGGCGCCGTCGTCAGGCCTGCAAGCGGCGCCGCGTTCAAGGCGGTCGGGCTGACCAGCTGTCCAAAGCTCTGGAACAACAGCACGCGGACATAATCGATCGCGCCGTGATCGCTGAACAGCTTGACCCGCCAGGCACCGTCCACACCCTTGGCGGCGACACCGATCGGCAGACCACGCGGCAGACCGCCGCCGTCTCCCGAACTCAGAATGCGGTCGCCCGCCTTGATGGAACCTGATCCCCGAATGAATTCTAGACGCGGGCTGTCGCCGCCGTCGCCGGTCAGCATGGCGCGCGCATCGGTGCGCTCGATCATAACAGGGGTGCGCGACGCCACATCCGTCAGCAGCACGACGCGGCTGACGCCGCCCGTCACGCCGGTTATGCGCCCGACCAGTCCATGTTCGGTCACGACCGGGTTGCCGATCCGCACGCCCTTGGCCGAACCGACGTCGATCAGCTTGGCGTTAGAAAAGGGACCGCGCGATTCCGAAATCGCCCGCCCCGTCGCCATGGGCACCGGCGGCTCGGTGCGCAGACCCAGCAGGGCCTCGTATCGGCCGTTGATGTTCTTTTGTGCGATCGCTTCGTCGCGCCAGCCGCGCAGTTCGGCGATCTCGGCCTTCAGGCGGCGGTTCTCGCCGATGGCGAAGAAATAGCCGCCGACATAGTCGCGCGCGGCCCCGGCCCAACGCACCGGCGCGGCGAAGACCCCGCCGACCGGCCCGGCCGCCGCTTCGAAACCGCCGCGCGCGGCGCCCATGGTCGAGCCGCCCTCGGACGTGGTCCGGTCGCCCAGCAACAAAACGATCGCGCCGATCACGGCCACGACGACGACGACCGCGGCGGTCCACGCCAGCGGCACCTTGATGTTTTCAAAAGGGCCGTCGCGAAACGCCACGGGCGACCTTCCACTCAAAGGGGTTGGAATCGGCAGGACGCCCCCTGCCGCTGAGCCTGCCTATCGCAAAATCAAGGCCGGAATGGAACCGTGATCACGCAGGCGACACAAGGATTTGCAGCCAAGCTTTCACCTGGCCGCAACGGACGGATCAGAGCGCGGAGTCGAGCACGCCCTTCATCCAGCGCGGGTGCTCCAGCACGCGGCCGCAGCCGATGGCCACGCACGACAGCGGATCGTCGGCGACCGAAACCGGCAGGCCGGTGTGATCGCGGATCTCGACGTCCAGACCGCGCAGCAGGGCGCCGCCACCCGTCAGCATGATGCCCTTGTCGGCGATGTCGGCGGCCAGTTCCGGCGGGGTGGCTTCCAGCGCGACCTTCACGGCCTCGATGATCTGGGTGACGGGCTCGGCCAGGGCTTCCGCCGCCTGGCGCTCCGAAATGCGCACCTCGCGCGGCACGCCTTGCATCAGGTCGCGACCCTTGACCTCGATCGACAGGCCTTCGCCGTCGGCCGGAATGCGGGCGGTGCCGATGTCCTTCTTGATGCGTTCAGCGGTCGTTTCGCCGATCAACAGGTTATGGTTGCGGCGCATGTAGCTGATGATGCTGTCGTCCATCTTGTCGCCGCCGACGCGGACGGAACGCGAATAGACGATGCCCGACAGCGACAGGACGGCGACTTCGGTCGTACCGCCGCCGATGTCGACGACCATCGAGCCGGTCGGCTCATGGATCGGCAGGCCGGCGCCGATCGCGGCGGCCATGGGCTCGTCGATCAGGCCCACGCGGCGCGCCGAGGCGTTCAGGCAGCTGTCGTTGATCGCACGACGCTCGACCGCCGTGGCGCCGGACGGCACGCAGACGATGATCTTGGGGTTCACGAAGCCCTTGCGGTTATGAACCTTGCGGATGAAGTGCTTGATCATCTCTTCGGCGACTTCGAAGTCGGCGATGACGCCGTCGCGCATGGGGCGGATCGCCTCCATGTGGCCCGGCGTGCGGCCCAGCATCTGCTTGGCTTCAATCCCGACGGCGTGGACGACCTTGCGCCCCCCGACGTTTCTCAGCGCCACGACCGACGGCTCGTTCAGGACGATGCCCTTGCCCTTCATGTAGATCAGGGTGTTGGCGGTGCCCAGGTCCATCGCGATGTCGTTGGAGATCGCGCCGAAAAGGGAGAAGCTCATGGGAATCGATACCGTTGTTAGCTGGCAGGGCGTCTAGATGTCTCAGTCGACCTGGCGACGCCCCAACTGCCCTGACATCCCCACGCCGGACAGTTCCTGATCGTCTTCGCCACGCCTACTAGCGGCGGGTTTGCCCGTATGAAACCGGGATTACAAGCCCCGATGACAGTGTCGTCATATGCAGAGGGCTATCGAGGCGCGACGCCTGTGGACGTCATGACTAGAACGCCGCCCTGCTCCGCCCGTGTGCGCCGACATCGAAATTCGTGGCGGCCAGCATCGTCGGATACAGCGTGTCTTCCTCGCGCGCGACCCTGTGCGCAAGCGCGCCGATCAACCCCTTGGTCACACTGGCGAACCGGTCACGATCCGCTAGAATCCGGGCCTGCGTCCATTCCATGAAATAGTGCGCCCAAACCCCGCTGAGCGCGCCCATATCCTCGACGTAATGCTGAGCGAGGTCACGAACCGACACATCGTTGGACTCCATCAGGACGGGGTAGAGTTCACCGTCCTCGATCGCCAGATGCTCGGTCAGGGCGATGTTCAGCGCGCTCATCAACTCGCGGGCGCGTGTCGCATCATCCGATGTTTTCAGAACAGCGGCGGTCCCGCCCAAGGCGCTGGCCAATCGTATGATCCGGCCGTGCTGCACTTTTAGAACCTCGACATCCATAGCGATGCCTCCCACAGCCATAATGCAACCTGCGGGTGAACGGAATCTAAATAGCAGGCTAAGCAAATTCCCTCAGTCGCCGCGTGCGATCTCGCGCCGCTTCACCAGTTCGCGCACCAACAGCATCAGCGCCAGCCAAGCCAGCGCCACCCCAGCCAATATGGCCGAGGTCCAGATCCCGTCGCCGCTGACCGCCGTCATGAAGGATCCGCCGAAGAAGGCGACCAGCGCGGTCTTCGGCAATACGCCCAGCGCGCACCCCGCCAGAAAGCCCGGAAATGACGCCCTCGCCGCCCCGAACGCCATGTTGACGACGATGAATGGCGCAGACGGCACGTTGCGGATCATGAAGCTGGCGTAGAAGGCGTTCTTGCCGACGAACCGCGTCAGCCGCCCGACCGTCTTGCCGCCGTGCCGCGCCAGCAGCCGCGCCGTGGGTCCGCGTCCCAGCCAGTAGGTCACGCCCGCAGACACGACCGTCGCGATCCAGCTGTAGAGGAAGCCGAACCACGGCCCGAACGCCACGACGCAGGCGGCGATCAAGATAAACTGCGGCGCGCCGAAGAAGGCCGAGACTGTGAACACCACGATGGCGGCCACCAGACCCCAAGGCCCCTGACGAAACCCGCCCAGCCAGTCTTCCAGCCGCCCTTCGGCCTCTAGCCCCAACTGGCTCTTGCCCACGGCGAACAGGGCGATCATCGCGCCCAGCAGCAGGGCCGTCGCCAGCACGGCGCGCCAGCGACGCGCCTCCATGTTCGACAGGAAATCGATGATCCAGCGCATCAGAGCCGCCGCTTATCATCCCATCTCTGCATTAGCGAGCATCAGCGCATTGTCCCGAGGGACGACGCCGCGTAAACAACCCCGCCTCCCCGGCAAAAACTTCCAAAACCACGGGATAGTTCATGTCCAGCCTGCAATCTTCCGCCCTCGCTCGCGTCAAGCCCTCGGCCACCATCGCCGTCACCGCGCAGGCCCGGAAGCTGAAAGCCGAAGGCCGCGACGTGATCGGCCTGGGCGCCGGCGAGCCGGACTTCGATACGCCTGAAAACATCAAACAGGCGGCGATCGACGCGATCCGCCGCGGCGAGACCAAATACACCGACGCGGACGGCATGCCCGAGCTGAAGGCGGCCATCGTGGCCAAGTTCAAGCGCGAGAACGCTCTCGACTATACGGCGGCCAATATCCACGTCGCGCCGGGCGGCAAGCCCGTCATCTTCAACGCCCTGGTCGCCACGCTGAACCCCGGCGACGAAGTCATCGTGCCCGCCCCCTACTGGGTCAGCTATCCCGACATGGTGCTGCTGGCCGGCGGCGAGCCCGTGACCGTGGTTGGCGAGGAGAAGGACGGTTTCAAGCTGCTGCCGGCCGTGTTGGAGGCCGCGATCACGCCCCGCACCCGGTGGCTGATCCTGAACAGCCCGTCCAACCCCACCGGCGCCGCCTACACCCGCGCCGAGCTTGAAGCCCTGGCCGAGGTCCTGCGTCGTCACCCCCACGTGTGGGTGCTGACCGACGACATGTATGAGCACCTCGTCTACGGCGACTTCGAATACACCACCATCGCCCAGGTGGCGCCGGACCTGATCGACCGTACCCTGACGGTCAACGGCGTGTCCAAGGCCTACGCCATGACCGGCTGGCGCATCGGCTACGCTGGCGGCCCCAAGCC
This genomic interval carries:
- a CDS encoding pyridoxal phosphate-dependent aminotransferase, which gives rise to MSSLQSSALARVKPSATIAVTAQARKLKAEGRDVIGLGAGEPDFDTPENIKQAAIDAIRRGETKYTDADGMPELKAAIVAKFKRENALDYTAANIHVAPGGKPVIFNALVATLNPGDEVIVPAPYWVSYPDMVLLAGGEPVTVVGEEKDGFKLLPAVLEAAITPRTRWLILNSPSNPTGAAYTRAELEALAEVLRRHPHVWVLTDDMYEHLVYGDFEYTTIAQVAPDLIDRTLTVNGVSKAYAMTGWRIGYAGGPKPLIDLMRKVASQTTSNPSSISQWAAVEALNGPQEFIPERKAAFEKRRDLVVSMLNQAAGVTCATPEGAFYVYPSIAGLIGKTTEKGVAIDGDSTFAAELLNAEGVAVVQGEAFGLSPYFRISYATSDAVLEEACTRIQRFTASLR
- a CDS encoding hemerythrin domain-containing protein; translated protein: MDVEVLKVQHGRIIRLASALGGTAAVLKTSDDATRARELMSALNIALTEHLAIEDGELYPVLMESNDVSVRDLAQHYVEDMGALSGVWAHYFMEWTQARILADRDRFASVTKGLIGALAHRVAREEDTLYPTMLAATNFDVGAHGRSRAAF
- a CDS encoding TVP38/TMEM64 family protein → MRWIIDFLSNMEARRWRAVLATALLLGAMIALFAVGKSQLGLEAEGRLEDWLGGFRQGPWGLVAAIVVFTVSAFFGAPQFILIAACVVAFGPWFGFLYSWIATVVSAGVTYWLGRGPTARLLARHGGKTVGRLTRFVGKNAFYASFMIRNVPSAPFIVVNMAFGAARASFPGFLAGCALGVLPKTALVAFFGGSFMTAVSGDGIWTSAILAGVALAWLALMLLVRELVKRREIARGD
- a CDS encoding rod shape-determining protein; this encodes MSFSLFGAISNDIAMDLGTANTLIYMKGKGIVLNEPSVVALRNVGGRKVVHAVGIEAKQMLGRTPGHMEAIRPMRDGVIADFEVAEEMIKHFIRKVHNRKGFVNPKIIVCVPSGATAVERRAINDSCLNASARRVGLIDEPMAAAIGAGLPIHEPTGSMVVDIGGGTTEVAVLSLSGIVYSRSVRVGGDKMDDSIISYMRRNHNLLIGETTAERIKKDIGTARIPADGEGLSIEVKGRDLMQGVPREVRISERQAAEALAEPVTQIIEAVKVALEATPPELAADIADKGIMLTGGGALLRGLDVEIRDHTGLPVSVADDPLSCVAIGCGRVLEHPRWMKGVLDSAL
- the mreC gene encoding rod shape-determining protein MreC, with protein sequence MAFRDGPFENIKVPLAWTAAVVVVVAVIGAIVLLLGDRTTSEGGSTMGAARGGFEAAAGPVGGVFAAPVRWAGAARDYVGGYFFAIGENRRLKAEIAELRGWRDEAIAQKNINGRYEALLGLRTEPPVPMATGRAISESRGPFSNAKLIDVGSAKGVRIGNPVVTEHGLVGRITGVTGGVSRVVLLTDVASRTPVMIERTDARAMLTGDGGDSPRLEFIRGSGSIKAGDRILSSGDGGGLPRGLPIGVAAKGVDGAWRVKLFSDHGAIDYVRVLLFQSFGQLVSPTALNAAPLAGLTTAPEPSAAEVGAIRDAAARRAAAQQAQAERARAAAATPAPTPAPAAAPTAASPAVTSARPAASTPSPAPTAPSPAPAPAPGGAA